One genomic segment of Bacteroides caccae includes these proteins:
- a CDS encoding OmpA family protein: MKIKYHILLVLFLTYVNVAFAWQSGYTKEQFSGKEEGKTEFNPHWFLSLQGGGAYTLGEAIFGDLVSPSVAVALGYKFTPLFAVRAEASGWQAKGGWVNPAITYKYKYLQGGLDAMFDLSNLCYGFHSKRIFNAYLFLGIGLNGAFDNDEAVALNASGYNLQRLWTGKKLYASGRIGLGTNLRLNDHVAINFELNTNMLSDKFNSKKGVNADWQFNGLVGLSFTLGKSSRKVAPVSYEPEQPVSVTTVEQRPEPIPVVEQSKPKEDKIVVEPMKQNIFFALNSARIQDEQQQKISSLVEYLEKNPAAKICITGYADVNTGNATINFKLSEARAKNVAEALKSKGIAADRIKVDFKGDTVQPYSTPKENRVSICITE, encoded by the coding sequence ATGAAGATTAAATATCACATTCTGTTGGTTCTATTCCTGACGTACGTTAATGTTGCCTTTGCTTGGCAGTCTGGTTACACAAAAGAACAGTTTTCCGGAAAAGAGGAAGGAAAAACTGAGTTCAATCCACATTGGTTTCTGTCTCTGCAAGGAGGAGGTGCCTATACTTTAGGTGAAGCGATTTTCGGAGATTTGGTATCTCCGTCCGTAGCGGTAGCTTTGGGATATAAGTTTACTCCGTTGTTTGCAGTTCGGGCAGAAGCAAGTGGCTGGCAGGCTAAAGGAGGTTGGGTAAATCCGGCAATTACTTATAAATATAAATATTTGCAGGGTGGCCTAGATGCTATGTTTGATCTAAGTAACTTGTGTTATGGTTTCCATTCAAAACGTATATTCAATGCATATCTTTTTCTGGGTATAGGCTTGAATGGCGCTTTTGACAATGATGAGGCTGTAGCTTTGAACGCAAGCGGGTACAATTTGCAACGTTTGTGGACAGGTAAGAAACTGTATGCTTCAGGACGTATCGGGCTGGGGACAAATCTTCGTCTGAATGATCATGTGGCTATCAACTTTGAGTTGAATACAAATATGTTGTCTGACAAGTTTAACTCTAAGAAAGGTGTGAATGCTGATTGGCAATTCAATGGATTGGTTGGGCTCTCTTTCACATTAGGAAAAAGCTCCAGGAAGGTGGCTCCTGTTTCTTATGAACCCGAACAACCTGTTTCTGTTACGACAGTGGAGCAGCGTCCTGAACCGATTCCGGTAGTGGAGCAATCGAAGCCGAAGGAAGACAAAATAGTTGTAGAACCTATGAAGCAGAATATTTTCTTCGCTTTGAACTCTGCTCGTATTCAGGATGAGCAACAGCAAAAAATTAGCTCTTTGGTTGAGTATCTGGAGAAAAATCCTGCGGCAAAGATTTGCATAACAGGTTATGCAGATGTAAATACAGGTAATGCAACAATAAACTTTAAGTTGTCCGAGGCTCGTGCCAAGAATGTTGCTGAAGCATTGAAATCTAAAGGCATTGCGGCAGACAGAATAAAAGTTGACTTCAAAGGAGATACAGTACAACCTTATTCTACTCCGAAAGAAAATCGTGTAAGTATTTGTATTACAGAATGA
- a CDS encoding PL29 family lyase N-terminal domain-containing protein, giving the protein MKRKFVKVMFFGALALSTVTYVGCKDYDDDIDNLQTQIDAVKVSLEELQTKVNSGSVITNVVKGENGITVTLSDGKSYELTNGKNGADADVWTIGEKDGYWYKNGVKTEYKAVGVDGAPGAAGPAGGEGTPGENGKYYVPNKETGCFDIYQDGKLVEATDISWKTAASEGGVTAVLNGNVLTLQGVEGAPDGIAIDITSGIALSSIAFIPDVVSTDVPYATTSKPFYHIESYLNEAKFNTTSGEFIAQKDWGKSNVVALNYRLNPEDANVDGKTVFGFIDRKVKTRAVGDKKVLLNVDETKVADGVVTIGTTINPNALAQNAEYNIAALQAWYGQKPMTSDYVYATSSEIDLVLADSVKTKEGDDAAITFYERTKSINKDGESDDFIKQFVALDAAANATFKYDATINLKDYVGLYSNDKDNWLAALGFKGMSYEFSIPENYLAEDDEKTNQQWFIVKEGENIAGNGVIKVNPEVKNGTPAIGRTPVVRVDAFLTSNAGEKKLVASSYIKLEITETSQAPDEKPDYGIIDMSADKAADYHKLEGDEKAFTNDYNLDNVSMDYQAINNKIYGTAKLTSTTFWNYYGGDDHKYNVLVTVTDKNGQELTIIDQEAEQSTDVVINDESGLLLNIKLNDDATKTSAIKVGINNLIKTQNTYKDVDGKGAKYSVKIIIPSNDTSHGDIVLQQVFYVKEECVAYTYNPLYYNETYKSLADGKTYKDCIVVKGQENSGWEMSSVVSEHFENNEAGENIFTYYNKVNNVKALQFQWASGVTGVSPSPLASFSTDQTVKLTEPMTERDDVKNMTYQVTLENGETCDFAYNIVFINPFVATKATGIKIFGNGIGVNTGATMPEVLVKDNEGSAIYSYSSTATVLVLSDKATNTYKLNADMVSVEYAFVEEGDWAILDKNMSANSELKVNATTGVVTWKNEGSTLTRDYNLTVIATVTFKDLSVVKCEIPVTLTEKAIK; this is encoded by the coding sequence ATGAAAAGAAAATTTGTAAAAGTGATGTTCTTCGGGGCGCTGGCACTTTCTACTGTCACCTATGTAGGTTGTAAGGACTACGATGATGACATCGACAATCTGCAAACACAGATTGACGCTGTAAAGGTGTCACTCGAGGAGTTGCAGACAAAGGTTAACAGCGGTTCCGTTATAACAAATGTTGTGAAAGGAGAGAACGGAATTACTGTGACGCTTAGTGACGGCAAAAGCTATGAACTGACTAATGGTAAAAATGGTGCGGATGCTGATGTTTGGACGATTGGTGAGAAAGATGGCTATTGGTACAAAAATGGTGTGAAAACCGAATATAAAGCTGTCGGAGTAGATGGAGCACCCGGTGCTGCCGGACCGGCTGGTGGAGAAGGTACACCCGGTGAAAACGGTAAGTACTATGTACCTAACAAAGAAACTGGCTGTTTTGATATTTATCAGGATGGTAAATTGGTAGAAGCAACAGATATTAGTTGGAAAACCGCAGCATCTGAAGGTGGAGTTACTGCTGTTCTTAATGGTAATGTATTGACACTTCAAGGAGTTGAAGGAGCACCGGATGGTATAGCAATAGACATCACTTCAGGCATTGCTTTATCTTCTATCGCATTCATTCCTGATGTAGTAAGTACAGATGTTCCTTATGCAACTACTAGTAAGCCTTTCTATCATATCGAGAGTTATTTAAATGAAGCTAAGTTTAATACTACTAGTGGCGAATTCATTGCACAGAAAGATTGGGGTAAATCAAATGTTGTGGCATTGAATTATCGCTTGAATCCGGAAGATGCAAATGTTGACGGAAAAACTGTATTCGGCTTTATCGATCGTAAAGTGAAAACCCGTGCAGTTGGTGACAAGAAAGTGTTGCTGAATGTTGACGAGACGAAGGTGGCGGATGGTGTTGTAACTATCGGAACAACAATTAATCCGAATGCATTGGCTCAAAATGCTGAATATAATATTGCTGCTTTACAGGCATGGTATGGTCAAAAACCAATGACATCTGATTATGTATATGCTACATCTAGCGAGATTGACTTGGTACTTGCTGATAGCGTAAAAACTAAGGAAGGTGACGATGCTGCTATTACTTTCTATGAGCGTACAAAATCTATCAATAAAGATGGTGAATCAGATGATTTCATCAAACAGTTTGTTGCATTGGACGCTGCTGCAAACGCTACATTTAAATATGATGCTACTATTAATTTGAAAGATTATGTAGGATTGTATTCTAATGATAAAGATAATTGGTTGGCAGCATTGGGATTCAAAGGCATGAGTTATGAATTCTCAATACCTGAGAACTATTTGGCTGAAGATGACGAAAAGACAAATCAACAATGGTTTATCGTAAAAGAAGGAGAAAACATTGCCGGTAACGGTGTTATTAAAGTTAATCCTGAAGTGAAAAACGGAACTCCGGCTATCGGACGTACTCCTGTTGTTAGAGTAGACGCTTTCTTAACTAGCAATGCAGGTGAAAAGAAACTCGTAGCTTCATCTTATATCAAATTGGAGATTACAGAAACATCTCAGGCTCCGGACGAAAAACCTGATTATGGAATTATTGATATGTCTGCTGATAAAGCAGCTGATTATCATAAGTTAGAAGGTGATGAAAAAGCATTCACTAATGACTATAATCTTGATAATGTCAGCATGGACTATCAGGCTATCAACAATAAGATTTACGGTACTGCAAAATTGACTTCTACTACATTCTGGAATTATTATGGTGGTGATGATCATAAATATAATGTATTGGTTACTGTAACTGACAAAAATGGTCAGGAACTGACTATTATTGATCAAGAGGCAGAACAGAGTACAGATGTAGTGATAAATGATGAATCAGGTCTTCTTCTGAATATTAAATTGAACGATGATGCAACCAAGACCTCTGCTATCAAAGTGGGTATCAATAATCTGATCAAGACTCAGAATACTTACAAAGACGTAGACGGTAAGGGTGCTAAATACTCAGTTAAGATTATTATTCCTTCTAATGATACATCTCATGGTGATATTGTACTTCAACAAGTATTCTATGTGAAGGAAGAATGTGTTGCTTATACTTATAATCCTTTGTATTATAACGAGACATATAAGTCTCTTGCTGATGGAAAGACTTATAAGGATTGTATTGTAGTCAAAGGACAGGAAAACTCCGGTTGGGAAATGTCTTCTGTAGTGAGCGAGCATTTTGAAAATAATGAAGCAGGTGAGAATATCTTCACATACTATAATAAAGTTAATAATGTAAAAGCACTTCAGTTCCAATGGGCTTCTGGTGTAACAGGTGTATCTCCGTCTCCTCTGGCTTCATTCTCAACAGATCAGACAGTTAAGTTGACTGAGCCGATGACCGAACGTGATGATGTTAAGAACATGACTTATCAGGTAACTTTGGAAAATGGTGAAACATGTGATTTTGCATATAACATCGTATTCATTAATCCGTTTGTTGCTACAAAAGCTACCGGCATAAAGATCTTTGGTAATGGAATTGGTGTAAACACCGGAGCCACTATGCCTGAAGTTCTTGTGAAGGATAACGAAGGAAGCGCTATTTACTCTTATAGCTCTACTGCTACTGTATTAGTGTTGAGTGATAAAGCTACAAATACTTATAAACTGAATGCTGACATGGTAAGTGTTGAATATGCTTTCGTTGAAGAAGGTGATTGGGCTATACTTGACAAGAATATGTCTGCAAATTCAGAGTTAAAGGTTAATGCTACTACAGGTGTAGTTACTTGGAAAAACGAAGGTTCTACTTTGACTAGAGATTACAACCTTACGGTAATTGCAACTGTGACATTCAAAGATTTGTCAGTTGTAAAATGTGAGATTCCTGTAACATTGACAGAAAAAGCAATTAAATAA
- a CDS encoding tyrosine-type recombinase/integrase → MSKVLGFMKQVARGLQVEGNFGTAHVYRSSLNAIIAYRGKDDFAFNEVTSEWLKGFEVYLRSRGCSWNTVSTYLRTFRAVYNRAVDLHRAPYVPHLFRSVYTGTRADHKRALSDEDMKKVFADLSRSSGVSLRLRRAQEFFILMFLLRGIPFVDLAYLRKSDLRDNVITYRRRKTGRPLSVTLTPEAMILVKKYMNRDSSSPYLFPFLESREGTKEAYREYQLALRSFNQQLMLLGELLGLGDKLSSYTARHTWATTAYYCEIHPGIISEAMGHSSITVTETYLKPFRSKKIDEANRQVVDFVRRSAGGLMS, encoded by the coding sequence ATGTCAAAAGTATTAGGATTTATGAAGCAAGTGGCCCGTGGGTTACAAGTGGAGGGAAACTTTGGAACTGCTCATGTCTATCGCAGCAGTCTCAATGCCATTATTGCTTATCGTGGGAAAGATGATTTTGCCTTCAATGAGGTAACTTCAGAGTGGTTAAAAGGGTTCGAAGTTTATCTTCGTAGTCGTGGGTGTAGCTGGAATACGGTTTCTACCTATCTTCGTACCTTTCGTGCCGTTTACAATCGTGCCGTCGATCTTCATCGGGCACCATACGTTCCGCATCTGTTCCGTTCGGTGTATACGGGTACTCGTGCCGACCATAAGCGGGCATTAAGTGACGAAGATATGAAGAAAGTTTTTGCGGACTTGTCCCGTTCGTCCGGAGTGTCTTTAAGATTACGACGGGCGCAGGAGTTTTTTATTTTAATGTTTCTTCTTCGTGGTATACCGTTTGTTGATCTTGCTTATCTACGTAAGAGTGATTTACGTGATAATGTGATCACGTATCGTCGGCGTAAAACAGGCCGTCCCCTGTCGGTGACGTTAACTCCGGAAGCAATGATTCTGGTAAAGAAATACATGAACCGTGATTCTTCTTCTCCTTATCTCTTTCCTTTTTTGGAAAGCCGTGAAGGAACGAAAGAGGCGTATCGGGAATATCAGTTGGCGTTACGCAGCTTTAATCAACAACTAATGTTGCTGGGAGAGTTATTAGGACTAGGCGATAAATTAAGCTCGTACACCGCCCGTCACACTTGGGCTACGACGGCTTATTATTGCGAAATTCATCCGGGTATTATCTCCGAAGCTATGGGACATTCGTCTATCACTGTAACCGAGACTTATTTGAAACCTTTCAGGAGTAAGAAAATTGATGAAGCTAATAGACAGGTTGTTGACTTTGTCCGACGATCTGCCGGTGGATTAATGTCTTGA